From Nicotiana tabacum cultivar K326 chromosome 22, ASM71507v2, whole genome shotgun sequence, one genomic window encodes:
- the LOC142175941 gene encoding uncharacterized protein LOC142175941 encodes MRAKYTLTARTCCALTWIAQKLRHYMSAYTTHLVSQLCPLKYIFQKSMPTGKLAKWQIILSEFEIMYITKKAIKGEALADHLAENLVDRDYEPLTTYFPDEEVLFAGEDIAESYIGWRIFFKGAANFKGVRIGAVLISEFGQHYLASAKIRFPCTNNMAEYETCILGIRIAIDMIKELLVIGDSDLLIHQVLGEWSTKNVKILPYLHYVKDLCNKFTKIEFKHVPRIQNEFADAFATLSFIIQHPDKNYIDSIEVGIMDQHAYCFHIDEEPYGKPWYHDIRKFLTTREYAEKATNGQKRALRRLANHFFLNEEVLHGRTLDLGLSRCVDAAEATRLFE; translated from the coding sequence ATGCGGGCCAAGTATACTCTGACAGCACGCacttgttgtgccctaacttggatTGCCCAAAAGCTAAGGCATTATATGTCAGCATACACTACGCATTTGGTATCTCAGCTCTGCCCGctcaagtacatcttccagaagtcGATGCCTACCGGAAAGCTAGCTAAATGGCAAATAATCCTCAGCGAATTTGAAATTATGTACATAACTAAAAAGGCTATCAAAGGAGAAGCTTTAGCCGACCACCTCGCAGAGAATCTGGTGGATAGGGATTACGAGCCGCTTACTacatattttcccgatgaagaagtattATTTGctggagaagatattgcagaatcgtACATTGGATGGAGAATATTTTTCAaaggagcagcaaatttcaaaggagtcagAATTGGGGCCGTCCTGATTTCGGAATTTGGACAACACTATCTAGCATCGGCAAAGATAAGATTcccttgtaccaataatatggctgaatacgaaaCGTGCATCCTTGGAATTAGAATAGCAATCGACATGATCAAAGAACTTTTGGTCATAGGGGATTCCGATCTATTGATACATCAAGTCCTAGGGGAATGGTCCACCAAGAATGTCAAAATACTCCCATACCTACACTACGTGAAAGATCTATGCAACAAGTTCACGAAGATTGAGTTCAAGCACGTCCCcaggattcagaatgagttcgccgacgCCTTTGCAACCCTATCATTTATAAttcaacatccagacaagaactatATTGATTCTATCGAGGTAGGGATCATGGATCAACATGCCTATTGCTTCCATATAGATGAAGAACCATATGGTAAACCATGGTATCACGACATCAGGAAATTCCTTACAACCAGAGAATACGCGGAGAAAGCTACTAATGGTCAAAAGCGAGCCCTCAGGAGGCTGGCAAACCACTTTTTTCTCAACGAGGAAGTCCTGCACGGCAGGACCCTAGATTTAGGTTTGTCGAGATGCGTAGACGCTGCCGAAGCAACCAGGCTATTTGAATAA